In Candidatus Kaelpia aquatica, the DNA window ATATTCTGTTTCCTCATAACAACCTATAATCATATAAATCAACGAGGCTATGCTATATCTTTTTAAATAATCTAGAGCTTTTTCAATATTTTTATTGGTTATTTTTTTGTTGTAAACCCGACTACGGATATCTTCATCGCCAGATTCCACTCCAATGCCTACCATTATGCATCCTGCTTCAGATGCAAGTTTAGCCCATTGATTAGTCATTTTATCTGCTCGAATATGGCAAAACCACTTTATTTTTTTATACAACCACGATTTCTTATAAAGTGAGCAGAATTCGTAAAACCAATCGATATCCAACCCAAAATTATCGTCCACAAAGTCAATGCACCGAAACCCTTTATTCCAAAATCTACCTGTTTCCGTCTCAATCTCTTCAATTATACATTGAGGACTGCGCAGTCTAAAATATTTTCCCGGAAAGTTTTTTCTGATTGCTGGAGAAGAAACAAAAGCTACAATCATACAAACAGCCTCTTGAAACTACAAATGGTAGGGATGAAAAAGCTGGTTTTGATGTATTTAGAAACACCAAAAATATCTCTTTTAGGAAATGGCAAACTATCTAAATCGCCTTTAAAAGGCCTTGACTCATTTTTTATGATCTCCTGATTATTTTTTTTATACCAAATTCCTTGAACAAAAGGCTCCTCGTCTTGCTCTAATCTATCTAAATACTCTAGAAATGCTTCCTCCCCTTCTCCAACACAAACTGCATCCACTCCTGAATACCTTAACATCACTTCGGGCAACAAAGTAGAATAAATACCTCCAAACATAATCAAGATAGAAGAATGTCTCTGCTTAAGAAATCTTGCAATCTCTACTGCGTAATCAATATTGGCACTGTTTACTGAAAAAGCAGCTACACCAGGTACATCATTTTGAACTTCACTTAAAATAAATTTTTTATAATTTTTGGCACAAAATGCCAAATCTATAAGCTGGACTTTATGTTTTATAGAAACAGAACTAACAGTATATGGCAGCCCTAAATATAAATACGGATAAGGGCTTTGTGGACAATTAATTAAACTTACTTTCATTGATTTCGAAACATTCCAACAAAAAAATCAATTTTATTTGCAAAATTATTATAAAATTGACGCGAAAAAATTCTTTTTATACTTCTTGCTGGCGAAAGATAAAACGCTTTATATGCTTTATTTAGCATAGTAAATAATTCTTTTTTTGACAATGATTCTTCCCATACAGGAGGAGAAAAATTTTCAAACGGATTTAAAACAAAATTTTTCCAAATATCATCGGAAAACAAGCCTCTTTCTACAGCTAAATCATACAACTTTGTATCAGGAAATAACGTCAATATGGAAAAAATTGCATAATCCGGTTTTAATTTTCTAGCAAAATTTATAGTTTTTGCAATATCATTGTGGGTTTTTTCATGCGGGCAGCCAATCATAAAATAGGCTAAAGATAAAATTCTAGTTTTTCTAGTTAAATAAAATGCTCTTTTTGCTTCTTCTATTGTAATGCCTTTATTTAAAATACATAGCCCTTCATTTGTAGATGTCTCAACACCGTAATTAATAGCTCTGCACCCTGCCCGTTTAGCTAAAAATAGCATTTTTTCTTCAATATTGTTGACTCTTGCTCTAAAACTCCAGCTAATATTTAAATTCCTATTCAAAATCTCTTCACTTATCTCAATTACTCGTGAAGGAGTAATATTAAATGTTTCATCATAAAAAATCAAATAATTAAAACCCTGATGTTTACATTCTTCCATCTCATCAACAATATTTTTTACTGAACGGAGACGGTATACTTTTGGAAAATTACTGCAAAATGCACAATTAAAAGGGCAGCCTCGACTGCTAATGATAAACGCGGAAGATTTTACGCTATTTTGAAATTTTAAATACGATTTATCTAACTTTATTACCGAGCTTCTATCCGGGAAAGGTAACGAATCTAGATTTTCAATTAATCGAGTTTCATCTGAAAGATCAATATCTATTTTATCTTTAGTTATCAGACCTTTAATTCCTGACAAATCAGCTTTTTCTTCTAAAGCATCGCAGAGCTCTAATAATGCTTCTTCACCCTCTCCTAAAATTACAGAATCAAT includes these proteins:
- a CDS encoding cobalamin-dependent protein (Presence of a B(12) (cobalamin)-binding domain implies dependence on cobalamin itself, in one of its several forms, or in some unusual lineages, dependence on a cobalamin-like analog.); protein product: MKVSLINCPQSPYPYLYLGLPYTVSSVSIKHKVQLIDLAFCAKNYKKFILSEVQNDVPGVAAFSVNSANIDYAVEIARFLKQRHSSILIMFGGIYSTLLPEVMLRYSGVDAVCVGEGEEAFLEYLDRLEQDEEPFVQGIWYKKNNQEIIKNESRPFKGDLDSLPFPKRDIFGVSKYIKTSFFIPTICSFKRLFV
- a CDS encoding radical SAM protein; amino-acid sequence: MIYSQLPEFIIAREKYSMPLGLLYLSAYLQYNSKHKVEVLDCSKEDSASVLKIRDFLSFYKPDLIGITGYTVNWIDMISLAKLIKDILPQIHVVLGGVHASMFPRESLSFSCIDSVILGEGEEALLELCDALEEKADLSGIKGLITKDKIDIDLSDETRLIENLDSLPFPDRSSVIKLDKSYLKFQNSVKSSAFIISSRGCPFNCAFCSNFPKVYRLRSVKNIVDEMEECKHQGFNYLIFYDETFNITPSRVIEISEEILNRNLNISWSFRARVNNIEEKMLFLAKRAGCRAINYGVETSTNEGLCILNKGITIEEAKRAFYLTRKTRILSLAYFMIGCPHEKTHNDIAKTINFARKLKPDYAIFSILTLFPDTKLYDLAVERGLFSDDIWKNFVLNPFENFSPPVWEESLSKKELFTMLNKAYKAFYLSPARSIKRIFSRQFYNNFANKIDFFVGMFRNQ
- a CDS encoding radical SAM protein; this encodes MIVAFVSSPAIRKNFPGKYFRLRSPQCIIEEIETETGRFWNKGFRCIDFVDDNFGLDIDWFYEFCSLYKKSWLYKKIKWFCHIRADKMTNQWAKLASEAGCIMVGIGVESGDEDIRSRVYNKKITNKNIEKALDYLKRYSIASLIYMIIGCYEETEYTVRKSVWYIKKLSPSVTHFFNFQPFPETKLAQDIQNRIGLKDGIKLMEFWNSKKMNYCIWVLNYCAKWQLEYSERIW